In Eubalaena glacialis isolate mEubGla1 chromosome 3, mEubGla1.1.hap2.+ XY, whole genome shotgun sequence, the following are encoded in one genomic region:
- the TMEM52 gene encoding transmembrane protein 52, translating into MGVATGRALQWTRSRGAGFALGGAWGRGLHKASRLVGSRFPSALSMFASTLGERGLLLLPPLLPLPQVALGFAEGSCDPSDQCPPQARWSSLWHVGLILLTVILLLLCGVTASCVRFCCLRKRAHAQPRLPSAPEPCDPTAIPADSDSPMHSTVSSYSSVQYPLGMRLPLPFGELDLDSMTPPAYSLYAPELPPSYEEAVKMAKTRQEEPPPSQEPSPLPEASCLEPPPGPQEWGRNAQHPWL; encoded by the exons ATGGGCGTGGCTACAGGGCGAGCCCTCCAATGGACGCGGTCTCGGGGGGCGGGGTTTgctctgggtggggcctgggggcggggcctccaTAAAGCCTCGAGGCTAGTTGGCTCGCGCTTCCCGTCGGCGCTGAGCATGTTCGCTAGCACCCTAGGTGAACGCGGGctcctgctgctgccgccgctccTGCCGCTGCCGCAG GTGGCGCTGGGTTTCGCGGAAGGCAGCTGCGACCCCTCGGATCA GTGCCCGCCCCAGGCCCGCTGGAGCAGCCTGTGGCACGTGGG GCTTATCCTGCTCACTGTCATCCTGCTGCTGCTGTGTGGGGTCACGGCCAGCTGTGTCCGGTTCTGCTGTCTCCGGAAGCGGGCGCACGCCCAGCCACGCCTGCCATCAGCACCTGAGCCTTGCGACCCGACAGCCATCCCCGCGGACAGTGACAGCCCCATGCACAGCACTGTGTCAT CCTACAGCTCCGTGCAGTACCCGCTGGGCATGCGGCTGCCCCTGCCCTTTGGGGAGCTGGACCTCGACTCTATGACCCCTCCCGCCTACAGCCTGTATGCCCCTGAGCTGCCGCCCTCCTACGAAGAGGCCGTCAAGATGGCTAAAACCAGACAGGAAGAGCCACCCCCCTCCCAGGAGCCCAGCCCTCTTCCTGAggcctcatgcctagagcccccTCCAGGACCCCAGGAGTGGGGCCGCAATGCCCAACACCCCTGGCTGTAG
- the CALML6 gene encoding LOW QUALITY PROTEIN: calmodulin-like protein 6 (The sequence of the model RefSeq protein was modified relative to this genomic sequence to represent the inferred CDS: deleted 3 bases in 2 codons): protein MVSLPWPHWLSSAAPLHSHMAGLPLPRAPSPLSGLAEPCSPLTTHPCAAWPQACSGLGPGALGLVLGPPASPGLRGGGAPGEPGPVSPQTERLTAEQIKEYKGVSEMFDEEGNGAVKTDELERLMSLRGTNPAKSELASTDVDREKKGFFNCKGFLARMGVYWEKAQNQESELRAAFRIFDKEGKGYIDWGTLTYVLTHAGEPLSEVEAEQMMKEADKDGDGTIDHEEFVAMMTGESFKLVQ, encoded by the exons ATGGTGTCCCTCCCCTGGCCTCACTGGCTGTCCAGTGCTGCCCCT CTGCACTCTCACATGGCTGGCCTGCCCCTGCCTCGAGCGCCGTCCCCTTTGAGTGGCCTCGCGGAGCCCTGCTCTCCCCTCACCACCCACCCCTGTGCCGCCTGGCCTCAAGCCTGCTCTGGGCTGGGGCCGGGGGCCTTGGGCCTCGTG CTGGGGCCTCCAGCCTCCCCCGGACTGAGGGGTGGAGGGGCCCCTGGCGAGCCTGGGCCCGTGTCCCCACAGACGGAGCGCCTGACGGCGGAGCAGATCAAGGAGTACAAGGGGGTCTCTGAGATGTTTGACGAGGAGGGCAACGGGGCGGTGAAGACGGACGAGCTGGAGCGGCTCATGAGTCTGCGGGGCACCAACCCCGCCAAGAGCGAGCTGGCCTCCACGGACGTGGACAGAGAGA AGAAAGGGTTCTTCAACTGCAAGGGCTTCCTGGCGCGGATGGGCGTGTACTGGGAGAAGGCCCAGAACCAGGAGAGTGAGCTCAGGGCGGCCTTCCGCATCTTCGACAAGGAGGGCAAGGGCTACATCGACTGGGGCACGCTCAC GTACGTGCTCACGCATGCGGGCGAGCCCCTCAGCGAGGTGGAGGCCGAGCAGATGATGAAGGAAGCCGACAAGGACGGGGACGGGACCATCGACCACGAGG AGTTCGTGGCCATGATGACTGGGGAGTCCTTCAAGCTGGTCCAGTAG